A genomic region of Manihot esculenta cultivar AM560-2 chromosome 15, M.esculenta_v8, whole genome shotgun sequence contains the following coding sequences:
- the LOC110601750 gene encoding glycerol-3-phosphate dehydrogenase [NAD(+)] isoform X1, whose amino-acid sequence MRFLFPLYHPLFCFSYSSSSPSFFSISRSLLSPFLSSSSFLMAPPAAMEAPEAAPRNAFTNVASAASHISRVTVVGSGNWGSVAAKLIASNTLKLPSFHDEVRMWVFEETLPTGEKLTDVINRTNENVKYLPGIKLGKNVIADPDLDNAVRDANMLVFVTPHQFMEGICKRLVGKVKEGVEAISLIKGMEVKMEGPCMISTLITEQLGINCSVLMGANIANEIAVEKFSEATVGYRTNREIAEKWVQLFSTPYFMVTPVQDVEGVELCGTLKNVVALAAGFVDGLEMGNNTKAAIMRIGLREMRAFSKLLFSSVKDSTFFESCGVADVITTCLGGRNRKVAEAFAKNGGKRSFDELEAEMLQGQKLQGVSTAREVYEVLSHRGWLELFPLFATVHEICIGRLPPSAIVEYSEHKPNFALVEGSAEYY is encoded by the exons ATGCGCTTTCTGTTTCCCCTATATCATCCCCTCTtctgtttttcttattcttcttcttctccatccTTCTTCTCCATCTCTCGTTCCCTtctctctccttttctttcttcttcttcctttctcatGGCCCCACCTGCTGCCATGGAAGCGCCAGAAGCTGCTCCAAGAAACGCATTCACCAACGTTGCTTCTGCTGCTTCACACATTTCTAGAGTCACTGTTGTGGGTAGTGGCAATTGGGGTAGTGTGGCTGCTAAGCTTATTGCTTCTAACACCCTCAAGCTTCCTTCTTTTCATG ATGAAGTAAGAATGTGGGTGTTCGAAGAGACATTACCAACTGGTGAGAAGCTAACAGATGTCATTAACAGAACTAAT GAAAATGTTAAATATCTCCCTGGTATAAAGCTTGGAAAAAATGTCATTGCAGATCCTGATCTTGACAATGCAG TGAGGGACGCAAACATGTTGGTATTTGTGACTCCACATCAGTTTATGGAGGGTATATGCAAGAGACTTGTTGGAAAGGTAAAGGAAGGTGTAGAGGCTATTTCACTCATCAAAGGAATGGAGGTCAAAATGGAAGGCCCTTGCATGATCTCAACTCTTATAACTGAGCAGCTTGGTATTAACTGTTCTGTGCTAATGGGGGCAAATATTGCAAATGAG ATTGCCGTTGAGAAATTCAGTGAGGCGACAGTTGGATACAGAACCAACAGAGAGATAGCAGAGAAATGGGTTCAGTTATTTAGTACTCCTTACTTCATGGTCACACCA GTCCAAGACGTAGAGGGAGTTGAACTCTGTGGGACCTTGAAGAATGTTGTGGCGTTAGCAGCAG GTTTTGTTGATGGTCTGGAAATGGGAAATAACACAAAG GCTGCAATAATGAGAATTGGTCTGAGGGAGATGAGAGCCTTCTCCAAGTTGTTGTTTTCATCTGTTAAAGACAGCACTTTCTTCGAAAGCTGTGGAGTAGCTGATGTCATCACAACATGCT TGGGAGGAAGAAACAGGAAAGTTGCTGAAGCCTTTGCAAAGAATGGGGGGAAAAG GTCTTTTGATGAGCTTGAGGCAGAGATGTTGCAGGGCCAAAAACTACAG GGTGTCTCAACTGCAAGAGAGGTGTACGAAGTCTTGAGCCACCGTGGATGGTTAGAGTTGTTTCCACTCTTTGCAACAGTGCATGAGATTTGTATTGGGCGTCTTCCACCATCAGCCATAGTTGAATATAGCGAACACAAACCAAACTTCGCCTTGGTAGAGGGCTCAGCTGAATATTATTGA
- the LOC110601750 gene encoding glycerol-3-phosphate dehydrogenase [NAD(+)] isoform X2: MRFLFPLYHPLFCFSYSSSSPSFFSISRSLLSPFLSSSSFLMAPPAAMEAPEAAPRNAFTNVASAASHISRVTVVGSGNWGSVAAKLIASNTLKLPSFHDEVRMWVFEETLPTGEKLTDVINRTNENVKYLPGIKLGKNVIADPDLDNAVRDANMLVFVTPHQFMEGICKRLVGKVKEGVEAISLIKGMEVKMEGPCMISTLITEQLGINCSVLMGANIANEIAVEKFSEATVGYRTNREIAEKWVQLFSTPYFMVTPVQDVEGVELCGTLKNVVALAAGFVDGLEMGNNTKAAIMRIGLREMRAFSKLLFSSVKDSTFFESCGVADVITTCLGGRNRKVAEAFAKNGGKRSFDELEAEMLQGQKLQIQSFLNVFHWLLHGGS, encoded by the exons ATGCGCTTTCTGTTTCCCCTATATCATCCCCTCTtctgtttttcttattcttcttcttctccatccTTCTTCTCCATCTCTCGTTCCCTtctctctccttttctttcttcttcttcctttctcatGGCCCCACCTGCTGCCATGGAAGCGCCAGAAGCTGCTCCAAGAAACGCATTCACCAACGTTGCTTCTGCTGCTTCACACATTTCTAGAGTCACTGTTGTGGGTAGTGGCAATTGGGGTAGTGTGGCTGCTAAGCTTATTGCTTCTAACACCCTCAAGCTTCCTTCTTTTCATG ATGAAGTAAGAATGTGGGTGTTCGAAGAGACATTACCAACTGGTGAGAAGCTAACAGATGTCATTAACAGAACTAAT GAAAATGTTAAATATCTCCCTGGTATAAAGCTTGGAAAAAATGTCATTGCAGATCCTGATCTTGACAATGCAG TGAGGGACGCAAACATGTTGGTATTTGTGACTCCACATCAGTTTATGGAGGGTATATGCAAGAGACTTGTTGGAAAGGTAAAGGAAGGTGTAGAGGCTATTTCACTCATCAAAGGAATGGAGGTCAAAATGGAAGGCCCTTGCATGATCTCAACTCTTATAACTGAGCAGCTTGGTATTAACTGTTCTGTGCTAATGGGGGCAAATATTGCAAATGAG ATTGCCGTTGAGAAATTCAGTGAGGCGACAGTTGGATACAGAACCAACAGAGAGATAGCAGAGAAATGGGTTCAGTTATTTAGTACTCCTTACTTCATGGTCACACCA GTCCAAGACGTAGAGGGAGTTGAACTCTGTGGGACCTTGAAGAATGTTGTGGCGTTAGCAGCAG GTTTTGTTGATGGTCTGGAAATGGGAAATAACACAAAG GCTGCAATAATGAGAATTGGTCTGAGGGAGATGAGAGCCTTCTCCAAGTTGTTGTTTTCATCTGTTAAAGACAGCACTTTCTTCGAAAGCTGTGGAGTAGCTGATGTCATCACAACATGCT TGGGAGGAAGAAACAGGAAAGTTGCTGAAGCCTTTGCAAAGAATGGGGGGAAAAG GTCTTTTGATGAGCTTGAGGCAGAGATGTTGCAGGGCCAAAAACTACAG